In Bombus vancouverensis nearcticus chromosome 1, iyBomVanc1_principal, whole genome shotgun sequence, a single genomic region encodes these proteins:
- the lqf gene encoding epsin homolog lqf isoform X4, translating to MPTMAMQKMRRQGQDVMQVNLAGIRRDIVNLAHNYSNAQKAVRKATSNDPWGPSSTLMAEIADLTYNVVAFTEIMQMLWKRLNDHGKNWRHVYKALVLLEYLIKTGTEKVAQQCKENIFAIQTLKDFQYMEGSKDQGVNVREKAKQLVALLKDDERLRNERARALKAKERFAQSVSGFGSDGLDTMSPVSSDFQDWEPCRLGSETTTRRKTELEAARPQTVGEEELQLQLALAMSREEAEQEEQRRRSDDVRLQLALSQSQQDFKAPQTEKQSHMLDLLDVNLEEACGYNVKTDPWGIPITPPPPRPQPQNDPWSVPTTSSTSPAIDPWAPIPSQKPTATVDSWRAPPSSPVTVTTSPSTDPWSPIPSATTTATEADTNKKPATREGMTSASPSFNNPTLTQNIGFAAQSPQNLGFNLPTTSTATFNTTNNDFNGTGPSLNNFSIGNQTSSAASPLSDLDEFDVITNRNKPGSSLQTANNVSTLSPDPFDLGSIAETLPTSTGAVKKTPQSFLGENSALVNLDNLVSTSAIKSATPTPAAFHWK from the exons ATGCCAACAATGGCTATGCAGAAG ATGAGAAGACAAGGTCAAGACGTCATGCAGGTGAATTTGGCAGGTATCAGGCGAGATATTGTTAATCTTGCCCATAACTATAGCAATGCTCAG AAAGCTGTACGTAAAGCCACCAGTAACGATCCTTGGGGTCCAAGTAGTACTCTTATGGCAGAAATTGCAgatttaacgtataatgttgTGGCTTTTACTGAGATTATGCAAATGTTATGGAAAAGATTAAATGATCATGGTAAAAATTGGCGACATGTGTACAAAGCTTTAGTTCTTTTAGAATATCTTATTAAAACAGGCACAGAAAAAGTTGCACAGCAatgtaaagaaaatatttttgccaTCCAAACATTGAAAG ATTTCCAATACATGGAAGGATCTAAGGATCAAGGAGTGAATgtaagagaaaaagcaaaaCAACTAGTGGCCTTATTAAAAGATGATGAAAGATTAAGAAATGAAAGAGCTAGAGCATTGAAAGCAAAAGAAAGATTTGCACAATCAGTTAGTGGATTTGGTAGTGATGGTTTAGATACTATGTCACCTGTAAGCAGCGAT TTTCAGGATTGGGAGCCATGTCGCCTGGGATCTGAAACTACAACTAGACGTAAga CTGAATTAGAAGCTGCAAGACCACAAACGGTAGGTGAAGAAGAATTACAGTTACAATTAGCTTTGGCAATGTCGAGAGAGGAAGCAGAGCAAGAAGAACAAAGAAGACGTAGTGATGACGTCAGATTGCAATTAGCTCTTAGTCAAAGTCAGCAAGATTTTAA AGCGCCGCAAACTGAGAAACAAAGTCATATGCTAGATTTGTTGGATGTAAACTTAGAAGAAGCATGTGGATACAATGTAAAAACCGACCCTTGGGGTATACCAATTACACCACCTCCGCCAAGACCTCAa ccACAAAACGATCCGTGGAGCGTTCCTACGACAAGCAGTACATCACCTGCGATAGATCCATGGGCTCCCATTCCATCGCAAAAACCAA CTGCTACAGTTGATTCCTGGCGGGCACCTCCATCATCACCTGTAACAGTTACAACTTCGCCTAGTACAGATCCTTGGTCACCAATACCTtctgctactactactgctactgaAGCGGATACAAATAAAAAGCCG GCTACTCGAGAAGGTATGACATCTGCATCTCCATCTTTTAACAATCCtaccttaacgcaaaacattGGTTTTGCGGCACAATCGCCACAAAACTTGGGCTTTAATCTGCCTACAACTTCAACAGCTACATTCAATACAACTAATAACGACTTTAACGGTACTGGCCCTAGTCTTAACAACTTTTCCATCGGAAATCAGACCAGTTCTGCAGCCAGTCCACTGAGCGATTTAGATGAATTTGATGTAATTACTAACAGGAATAAACCTGGATCTAGTCTGCAAACTGCGAATAACG TAAGTACGCTATCACCAGATCCGTTTGATTTGGGGAGCATAGCAGAAACTCTTCCCACTAGTACAGGAGCTGTTAAAAAAACACCACAATCATTTCTCGGAGAGAACTCTGCTCTCGTTAATCTTGATAATCTTGTCAGTACCTCCGCGATCAAATCAGCAACGCCTACTCCTGCAG CGTTTCATTGGAAGTAA
- the lqf gene encoding epsin homolog lqf isoform X3, with protein MRRQGQDVMQVNLAGIRRDIVNLAHNYSNAQKAVRKATSNDPWGPSSTLMAEIADLTYNVVAFTEIMQMLWKRLNDHGKNWRHVYKALVLLEYLIKTGTEKVAQQCKENIFAIQTLKDFQYMEGSKDQGVNVREKAKQLVALLKDDERLRNERARALKAKERFAQSVSGFGSDGLDTMSPVSSDFQDWEPCRLGSETTTRRKTELEAARPQTVGEEELQLQLALAMSREEAEQEEQRRRSDDVRLQLALSQSQQDFKAPQTEKQSHMLDLLDVNLEEACGYNVKTDPWGIPITPPPPRPQPQNDPWSVPTTSSTSPAIDPWAPIPSQKPTATVDSWRAPPSSPVTVTTSPSTDPWSPIPSATTTATEADTNKKPATREGMTSASPSFNNPTLTQNIGFAAQSPQNLGFNLPTTSTATFNTTNNDFNGTGPSLNNFSIGNQTSSAASPLSDLDEFDVITNRNKPGSSLQTANNVSTLSPDPFDLGSIAETLPTSTGAVKKTPQSFLGENSALVNLDNLVSTSAIKSATPTPAATMSYSANPFATATPPPRPTINQIRQDPWAANTTTTANPFLS; from the exons ATGAGAAGACAAGGTCAAGACGTCATGCAGGTGAATTTGGCAGGTATCAGGCGAGATATTGTTAATCTTGCCCATAACTATAGCAATGCTCAG AAAGCTGTACGTAAAGCCACCAGTAACGATCCTTGGGGTCCAAGTAGTACTCTTATGGCAGAAATTGCAgatttaacgtataatgttgTGGCTTTTACTGAGATTATGCAAATGTTATGGAAAAGATTAAATGATCATGGTAAAAATTGGCGACATGTGTACAAAGCTTTAGTTCTTTTAGAATATCTTATTAAAACAGGCACAGAAAAAGTTGCACAGCAatgtaaagaaaatatttttgccaTCCAAACATTGAAAG ATTTCCAATACATGGAAGGATCTAAGGATCAAGGAGTGAATgtaagagaaaaagcaaaaCAACTAGTGGCCTTATTAAAAGATGATGAAAGATTAAGAAATGAAAGAGCTAGAGCATTGAAAGCAAAAGAAAGATTTGCACAATCAGTTAGTGGATTTGGTAGTGATGGTTTAGATACTATGTCACCTGTAAGCAGCGAT TTTCAGGATTGGGAGCCATGTCGCCTGGGATCTGAAACTACAACTAGACGTAAga CTGAATTAGAAGCTGCAAGACCACAAACGGTAGGTGAAGAAGAATTACAGTTACAATTAGCTTTGGCAATGTCGAGAGAGGAAGCAGAGCAAGAAGAACAAAGAAGACGTAGTGATGACGTCAGATTGCAATTAGCTCTTAGTCAAAGTCAGCAAGATTTTAA AGCGCCGCAAACTGAGAAACAAAGTCATATGCTAGATTTGTTGGATGTAAACTTAGAAGAAGCATGTGGATACAATGTAAAAACCGACCCTTGGGGTATACCAATTACACCACCTCCGCCAAGACCTCAa ccACAAAACGATCCGTGGAGCGTTCCTACGACAAGCAGTACATCACCTGCGATAGATCCATGGGCTCCCATTCCATCGCAAAAACCAA CTGCTACAGTTGATTCCTGGCGGGCACCTCCATCATCACCTGTAACAGTTACAACTTCGCCTAGTACAGATCCTTGGTCACCAATACCTtctgctactactactgctactgaAGCGGATACAAATAAAAAGCCG GCTACTCGAGAAGGTATGACATCTGCATCTCCATCTTTTAACAATCCtaccttaacgcaaaacattGGTTTTGCGGCACAATCGCCACAAAACTTGGGCTTTAATCTGCCTACAACTTCAACAGCTACATTCAATACAACTAATAACGACTTTAACGGTACTGGCCCTAGTCTTAACAACTTTTCCATCGGAAATCAGACCAGTTCTGCAGCCAGTCCACTGAGCGATTTAGATGAATTTGATGTAATTACTAACAGGAATAAACCTGGATCTAGTCTGCAAACTGCGAATAACG TAAGTACGCTATCACCAGATCCGTTTGATTTGGGGAGCATAGCAGAAACTCTTCCCACTAGTACAGGAGCTGTTAAAAAAACACCACAATCATTTCTCGGAGAGAACTCTGCTCTCGTTAATCTTGATAATCTTGTCAGTACCTCCGCGATCAAATCAGCAACGCCTACTCCTGCAG
- the lqf gene encoding epsin homolog lqf isoform X2, whose product MPTMAMQKMRRQGQDVMQVNLAGIRRDIVNLAHNYSNAQKAVRKATSNDPWGPSSTLMAEIADLTYNVVAFTEIMQMLWKRLNDHGKNWRHVYKALVLLEYLIKTGTEKVAQQCKENIFAIQTLKDFQYMEGSKDQGVNVREKAKQLVALLKDDERLRNERARALKAKERFAQSVSGFGSDGLDTMSPVSSDFQDWEPCRLGSETTTRPELEAARPQTVGEEELQLQLALAMSREEAEQEEQRRRSDDVRLQLALSQSQQDFKAPQTEKQSHMLDLLDVNLEEACGYNVKTDPWGIPITPPPPRPQPQNDPWSVPTTSSTSPAIDPWAPIPSQKPTATVDSWRAPPSSPVTVTTSPSTDPWSPIPSATTTATEADTNKKPATREGMTSASPSFNNPTLTQNIGFAAQSPQNLGFNLPTTSTATFNTTNNDFNGTGPSLNNFSIGNQTSSAASPLSDLDEFDVITNRNKPGSSLQTANNVSTLSPDPFDLGSIAETLPTSTGAVKKTPQSFLGENSALVNLDNLVSTSAIKSATPTPAATMSYSANPFATATPPPRPTINQIRQDPWAANTTTTANPFLS is encoded by the exons ATGCCAACAATGGCTATGCAGAAG ATGAGAAGACAAGGTCAAGACGTCATGCAGGTGAATTTGGCAGGTATCAGGCGAGATATTGTTAATCTTGCCCATAACTATAGCAATGCTCAG AAAGCTGTACGTAAAGCCACCAGTAACGATCCTTGGGGTCCAAGTAGTACTCTTATGGCAGAAATTGCAgatttaacgtataatgttgTGGCTTTTACTGAGATTATGCAAATGTTATGGAAAAGATTAAATGATCATGGTAAAAATTGGCGACATGTGTACAAAGCTTTAGTTCTTTTAGAATATCTTATTAAAACAGGCACAGAAAAAGTTGCACAGCAatgtaaagaaaatatttttgccaTCCAAACATTGAAAG ATTTCCAATACATGGAAGGATCTAAGGATCAAGGAGTGAATgtaagagaaaaagcaaaaCAACTAGTGGCCTTATTAAAAGATGATGAAAGATTAAGAAATGAAAGAGCTAGAGCATTGAAAGCAAAAGAAAGATTTGCACAATCAGTTAGTGGATTTGGTAGTGATGGTTTAGATACTATGTCACCTGTAAGCAGCGAT TTTCAGGATTGGGAGCCATGTCGCCTGGGATCTGAAACTACAACTAGAC CTGAATTAGAAGCTGCAAGACCACAAACGGTAGGTGAAGAAGAATTACAGTTACAATTAGCTTTGGCAATGTCGAGAGAGGAAGCAGAGCAAGAAGAACAAAGAAGACGTAGTGATGACGTCAGATTGCAATTAGCTCTTAGTCAAAGTCAGCAAGATTTTAA AGCGCCGCAAACTGAGAAACAAAGTCATATGCTAGATTTGTTGGATGTAAACTTAGAAGAAGCATGTGGATACAATGTAAAAACCGACCCTTGGGGTATACCAATTACACCACCTCCGCCAAGACCTCAa ccACAAAACGATCCGTGGAGCGTTCCTACGACAAGCAGTACATCACCTGCGATAGATCCATGGGCTCCCATTCCATCGCAAAAACCAA CTGCTACAGTTGATTCCTGGCGGGCACCTCCATCATCACCTGTAACAGTTACAACTTCGCCTAGTACAGATCCTTGGTCACCAATACCTtctgctactactactgctactgaAGCGGATACAAATAAAAAGCCG GCTACTCGAGAAGGTATGACATCTGCATCTCCATCTTTTAACAATCCtaccttaacgcaaaacattGGTTTTGCGGCACAATCGCCACAAAACTTGGGCTTTAATCTGCCTACAACTTCAACAGCTACATTCAATACAACTAATAACGACTTTAACGGTACTGGCCCTAGTCTTAACAACTTTTCCATCGGAAATCAGACCAGTTCTGCAGCCAGTCCACTGAGCGATTTAGATGAATTTGATGTAATTACTAACAGGAATAAACCTGGATCTAGTCTGCAAACTGCGAATAACG TAAGTACGCTATCACCAGATCCGTTTGATTTGGGGAGCATAGCAGAAACTCTTCCCACTAGTACAGGAGCTGTTAAAAAAACACCACAATCATTTCTCGGAGAGAACTCTGCTCTCGTTAATCTTGATAATCTTGTCAGTACCTCCGCGATCAAATCAGCAACGCCTACTCCTGCAG
- the lqf gene encoding epsin homolog lqf isoform X1, with protein MPTMAMQKMRRQGQDVMQVNLAGIRRDIVNLAHNYSNAQKAVRKATSNDPWGPSSTLMAEIADLTYNVVAFTEIMQMLWKRLNDHGKNWRHVYKALVLLEYLIKTGTEKVAQQCKENIFAIQTLKDFQYMEGSKDQGVNVREKAKQLVALLKDDERLRNERARALKAKERFAQSVSGFGSDGLDTMSPVSSDFQDWEPCRLGSETTTRRKTELEAARPQTVGEEELQLQLALAMSREEAEQEEQRRRSDDVRLQLALSQSQQDFKAPQTEKQSHMLDLLDVNLEEACGYNVKTDPWGIPITPPPPRPQPQNDPWSVPTTSSTSPAIDPWAPIPSQKPTATVDSWRAPPSSPVTVTTSPSTDPWSPIPSATTTATEADTNKKPATREGMTSASPSFNNPTLTQNIGFAAQSPQNLGFNLPTTSTATFNTTNNDFNGTGPSLNNFSIGNQTSSAASPLSDLDEFDVITNRNKPGSSLQTANNVSTLSPDPFDLGSIAETLPTSTGAVKKTPQSFLGENSALVNLDNLVSTSAIKSATPTPAATMSYSANPFATATPPPRPTINQIRQDPWAANTTTTANPFLS; from the exons ATGCCAACAATGGCTATGCAGAAG ATGAGAAGACAAGGTCAAGACGTCATGCAGGTGAATTTGGCAGGTATCAGGCGAGATATTGTTAATCTTGCCCATAACTATAGCAATGCTCAG AAAGCTGTACGTAAAGCCACCAGTAACGATCCTTGGGGTCCAAGTAGTACTCTTATGGCAGAAATTGCAgatttaacgtataatgttgTGGCTTTTACTGAGATTATGCAAATGTTATGGAAAAGATTAAATGATCATGGTAAAAATTGGCGACATGTGTACAAAGCTTTAGTTCTTTTAGAATATCTTATTAAAACAGGCACAGAAAAAGTTGCACAGCAatgtaaagaaaatatttttgccaTCCAAACATTGAAAG ATTTCCAATACATGGAAGGATCTAAGGATCAAGGAGTGAATgtaagagaaaaagcaaaaCAACTAGTGGCCTTATTAAAAGATGATGAAAGATTAAGAAATGAAAGAGCTAGAGCATTGAAAGCAAAAGAAAGATTTGCACAATCAGTTAGTGGATTTGGTAGTGATGGTTTAGATACTATGTCACCTGTAAGCAGCGAT TTTCAGGATTGGGAGCCATGTCGCCTGGGATCTGAAACTACAACTAGACGTAAga CTGAATTAGAAGCTGCAAGACCACAAACGGTAGGTGAAGAAGAATTACAGTTACAATTAGCTTTGGCAATGTCGAGAGAGGAAGCAGAGCAAGAAGAACAAAGAAGACGTAGTGATGACGTCAGATTGCAATTAGCTCTTAGTCAAAGTCAGCAAGATTTTAA AGCGCCGCAAACTGAGAAACAAAGTCATATGCTAGATTTGTTGGATGTAAACTTAGAAGAAGCATGTGGATACAATGTAAAAACCGACCCTTGGGGTATACCAATTACACCACCTCCGCCAAGACCTCAa ccACAAAACGATCCGTGGAGCGTTCCTACGACAAGCAGTACATCACCTGCGATAGATCCATGGGCTCCCATTCCATCGCAAAAACCAA CTGCTACAGTTGATTCCTGGCGGGCACCTCCATCATCACCTGTAACAGTTACAACTTCGCCTAGTACAGATCCTTGGTCACCAATACCTtctgctactactactgctactgaAGCGGATACAAATAAAAAGCCG GCTACTCGAGAAGGTATGACATCTGCATCTCCATCTTTTAACAATCCtaccttaacgcaaaacattGGTTTTGCGGCACAATCGCCACAAAACTTGGGCTTTAATCTGCCTACAACTTCAACAGCTACATTCAATACAACTAATAACGACTTTAACGGTACTGGCCCTAGTCTTAACAACTTTTCCATCGGAAATCAGACCAGTTCTGCAGCCAGTCCACTGAGCGATTTAGATGAATTTGATGTAATTACTAACAGGAATAAACCTGGATCTAGTCTGCAAACTGCGAATAACG TAAGTACGCTATCACCAGATCCGTTTGATTTGGGGAGCATAGCAGAAACTCTTCCCACTAGTACAGGAGCTGTTAAAAAAACACCACAATCATTTCTCGGAGAGAACTCTGCTCTCGTTAATCTTGATAATCTTGTCAGTACCTCCGCGATCAAATCAGCAACGCCTACTCCTGCAG